The following are encoded together in the Flavobacterium haoranii genome:
- a CDS encoding GNAT family N-acetyltransferase has translation MENISFKIYKSTTELPENWDYVSHDNHFLQTPYLNVLEKSAPVNMECFFIGIFENNELIGTSLAQYLDLNKLESFGERDNCFKTKIRNFVFRNFASHVLFIGNNMITGQNGYTFIKPIDFKHVSDVMMQCSKALIQYFKEKKITIHIVSFKDFYTECSVELKKYDFGALYEFSAQPNMIFYLNKNWKTKEDYIQAFSKKYRDQYKRAHKKIEGIDVRELSYDDVLKYETNIYNLYYYVAKNAPFNTFFLDKHHFSTFKKQCGNRFRICGYFLNEKLVGFHTILLNGETLETYFLGYDETIQKESMLYLNMLYNMTEFGIENGFKKIIFGRTALEIKSSIGAEPVNMSGFILHTNKWVNKFMDKIFPKLEPEVHWQQRHPFK, from the coding sequence TTGGAAAACATTTCTTTTAAAATTTATAAATCTACTACCGAGCTTCCTGAAAACTGGGATTATGTATCGCATGATAACCATTTTTTACAAACTCCTTATTTAAATGTTTTAGAAAAATCGGCTCCTGTTAATATGGAGTGTTTTTTTATTGGTATTTTCGAAAACAACGAATTAATAGGAACTTCTCTGGCTCAATATCTCGATTTAAATAAATTAGAATCTTTTGGGGAACGAGATAATTGTTTCAAAACAAAAATTAGAAATTTTGTTTTTAGAAATTTTGCCTCACACGTTTTGTTTATTGGTAATAATATGATAACTGGTCAAAACGGTTATACATTTATAAAACCTATAGACTTTAAGCATGTAAGCGATGTTATGATGCAATGTTCAAAAGCACTAATTCAATATTTTAAAGAAAAGAAAATTACCATTCATATTGTAAGTTTTAAAGATTTCTATACAGAATGTTCTGTAGAATTAAAAAAATATGATTTTGGTGCTTTGTACGAATTTTCGGCACAACCTAATATGATTTTTTATTTGAATAAAAATTGGAAAACTAAAGAAGATTACATTCAAGCTTTTTCAAAAAAATACAGAGACCAATATAAAAGAGCGCATAAAAAAATTGAAGGCATTGACGTTAGAGAATTATCTTATGACGATGTATTAAAATATGAAACCAACATTTATAACTTATATTATTATGTTGCTAAAAATGCGCCTTTCAATACTTTTTTCTTAGACAAACATCATTTTTCTACTTTTAAAAAACAATGTGGCAATAGATTTAGAATTTGTGGCTATTTTTTAAATGAAAAATTAGTTGGTTTTCATACCATTCTTTTAAACGGAGAAACCTTAGAAACTTACTTTTTAGGTTACGACGAAACCATTCAAAAAGAAAGCATGCTTTATTTAAACATGCTTTATAATATGACCGAATTTGGTATTGAAAATGGCTTTAAGAAAATTATTTTTGGCCGAACTGCGCTAGAAATTAAAAGTTCAATTGGTGCCGAACCCGTTAATATGTCGGGGTTTATTTTACACACTAATAAATGGGTAAATAAATTTATGGATAAAATTTTTCCAAAACTAGAACCCGAAGTTCACTGGCAACAAAGACATCCGTTTAAATAG
- a CDS encoding ABC-F family ATP-binding cassette domain-containing protein: protein MLNIHNLSVSFGGTYLFDEVTFRLGAGDRVGLVGKNGAGKSTMLKILAGDIQPDSGVIATEKEIKLGFLRQDIDFEQGRTVLEEAYQAFEEIKRAEFRIDEINHQLANRTDYESESYHDLIDELSEVTHQYEILGGYNYVGDTEKILLGLGFKREEFNNPTESFSGGWRMRIELAKLLLQSNDILLLDEPTNHLDIESIIWLENFLKGFPGVVVIVSHDKMFLDNVTNRTIEISLGKIYDFSKPYSQYLVLREELREKQLATQKNQQKKIEETEKLIERFRYKASKAAMAQSLIKRLDKVERIEVDEDDNSVMNISFPVSVTPGRVVVEAEHVSKHYGDKKVLSDISILVERGSKIAFVGQNGQGKSTFAKAIMNEFKYDGEIKLGHNVQLGYFAQNQAEYLDGEKTLLDTMIEAANDSNRSKVRDMLGAFLFRGDDVEKKVKVLSGGERNRLALCRLLLQPINVLLMDEPTNHLDIKSKNVLKEALKNFEGTLLLVSHDRDFLQGLANTIYEFKDQKIKEYLGDINFFLEQRNAQNMREIEKKDNIEIKTTNHKLQTTNLSYEDQKRQKSLQNKLSKIESQINELEKAIQKDDENLAKNYEKLIEDVNFFSAYEKKKKDLEQLMEDWENVQMEIEDFN from the coding sequence ATGCTTAATATACATAACTTATCGGTTTCTTTTGGTGGAACATATTTATTTGATGAAGTAACCTTTAGACTTGGTGCTGGAGATAGAGTAGGTTTAGTTGGTAAAAATGGTGCGGGTAAATCGACAATGTTAAAAATTTTAGCAGGAGACATTCAACCTGATTCTGGAGTTATAGCAACAGAAAAAGAAATTAAATTAGGTTTTTTACGGCAAGATATCGACTTTGAACAAGGTAGAACAGTTTTAGAAGAAGCTTATCAGGCTTTTGAGGAAATTAAACGTGCCGAGTTTAGAATTGATGAAATTAACCATCAGTTAGCGAATAGAACCGATTATGAAAGTGAAAGTTATCATGATTTGATAGATGAGTTAAGTGAAGTTACACATCAATATGAAATATTAGGTGGTTATAATTATGTAGGCGATACCGAGAAAATTTTATTAGGGCTTGGTTTTAAGCGCGAAGAATTTAATAATCCAACCGAATCTTTTTCAGGAGGATGGCGTATGCGTATCGAATTAGCAAAATTGTTATTACAAAGCAACGATATTTTGCTTCTAGATGAGCCAACCAATCACTTAGATATCGAAAGTATCATTTGGCTTGAAAACTTCTTAAAAGGCTTCCCTGGAGTTGTAGTAATCGTTTCTCACGATAAAATGTTTTTAGATAATGTAACCAATCGTACTATCGAAATTTCGCTTGGTAAAATTTACGATTTCAGTAAGCCTTATTCGCAATATTTAGTTTTACGCGAAGAACTTCGCGAGAAACAATTGGCAACGCAAAAAAATCAGCAAAAGAAAATTGAAGAAACCGAGAAATTAATTGAGCGTTTTCGTTACAAAGCATCAAAAGCAGCAATGGCGCAATCGTTAATCAAAAGATTAGACAAAGTAGAACGTATTGAAGTAGACGAAGACGATAATTCAGTAATGAATATTTCTTTTCCAGTATCTGTTACACCAGGAAGAGTAGTAGTAGAAGCAGAGCACGTTTCTAAACATTATGGCGATAAAAAAGTTTTAAGCGATATTTCAATTCTAGTTGAACGCGGAAGTAAAATAGCATTTGTAGGACAAAATGGTCAAGGAAAATCTACGTTTGCAAAAGCGATTATGAACGAATTTAAATATGATGGAGAAATTAAACTCGGACATAACGTTCAATTAGGTTATTTTGCTCAAAATCAGGCTGAATATTTAGATGGTGAAAAAACGTTGTTAGACACTATGATTGAAGCGGCAAACGATAGCAATAGATCAAAAGTACGCGACATGTTAGGTGCATTTTTATTTAGAGGCGACGACGTAGAGAAAAAAGTAAAAGTTTTATCTGGAGGAGAACGAAACAGATTGGCTTTGTGTCGATTGTTATTGCAGCCTATAAATGTTTTATTAATGGATGAGCCTACGAATCACTTAGATATTAAATCGAAAAACGTTTTAAAAGAGGCATTAAAAAACTTTGAAGGAACTTTGCTTTTGGTTTCGCACGATCGTGATTTCTTGCAAGGTTTAGCAAATACAATTTATGAGTTCAAAGATCAAAAAATTAAAGAATATTTAGGCGATATCAATTTCTTTTTAGAACAGCGCAATGCTCAAAATATGCGTGAAATTGAGAAAAAAGATAATATAGAAATAAAAACTACAAACCATAAACTACAAACTACAAACCTTAGTTACGAAGATCAAAAAAGACAAAAATCGTTACAAAATAAACTTAGTAAAATAGAAAGTCAAATTAATGAGTTAGAAAAAGCAATTCAAAAAGACGATGAAAATTTAGCTAAGAATTATGAAAAGTTAATCGAAGATGTAAATTTCTTCTCGGCTTACGAGAAAAAGAAAAAAGATTTGGAACAATTAATGGAAGATTGGGAAAACGTTCAAATGGAAATCGAAGATTTTAATTAG
- a CDS encoding DUF983 domain-containing protein: MYEDNNPYNLGKIYKMHETCSHCHTRYKIEPSFFYGAMYVSYGLGVALGIAAFIISYVFIGTSLKTAFISIIVTLVLLFPLMMRISRNVWINFFVSYDKDWKDHLKEKKS; the protein is encoded by the coding sequence ATGTATGAAGACAATAATCCTTACAATTTAGGTAAAATTTACAAAATGCATGAAACTTGTAGCCATTGTCATACAAGATATAAAATTGAACCATCATTTTTTTATGGCGCTATGTATGTAAGTTATGGCTTAGGTGTAGCATTAGGAATTGCCGCCTTTATTATTTCATATGTTTTTATTGGAACATCTCTGAAAACGGCTTTTATTTCGATAATTGTAACTTTAGTTTTATTGTTTCCGTTAATGATGCGAATATCCCGAAATGTTTGGATTAACTTTTTTGTAAGTTATGACAAAGATTGGAAAGATCATTTAAAAGAAAAAAAGAGCTAA
- a CDS encoding NAD(P)/FAD-dependent oxidoreductase, with protein MIDYIIVGSGLAGVSFANIALDNGKSVFVFDNYSQPSSTVAGGMYNPVVLKRFTEIWKAQEQVDICQDFYPKLEKKLEVKFDYPLQLLRKFASIEEQNNWFVACDKPSLSPFLNSKINYETFQAIDSSFGFGDVFCSGYLDIKTLVNFYQDFLKNINCFSSETFDYNSLIIEKDYVQYMEIKARSIIFAEGFGLHQNPFFNDLPLDGTKGELLHIKAPNLKLDKIVKSGVFILPIGNDIYKVGATYDWKDKTNLPTEAGKTELVEKLKEVINCDFEIIEHLAGVRPTVNDRRPLVGTHYTYKRLHVLNGLGTRGVMLAPYLALNLFNYLENNIELDDEINIDRYYKKRAKF; from the coding sequence ATGATAGATTATATTATTGTTGGTAGTGGTTTAGCAGGAGTTTCTTTTGCAAATATTGCTTTAGATAATGGTAAAAGTGTTTTTGTTTTTGATAACTATTCACAACCGTCTTCTACTGTTGCAGGTGGTATGTATAATCCAGTTGTTTTAAAACGTTTTACTGAGATTTGGAAGGCTCAAGAGCAAGTTGATATTTGTCAAGATTTCTATCCAAAACTTGAAAAAAAGCTTGAGGTTAAATTTGATTATCCATTGCAATTGCTGAGAAAGTTTGCTTCTATAGAAGAGCAAAACAATTGGTTTGTTGCTTGTGATAAACCTTCACTTTCACCATTTTTAAACTCTAAAATTAATTATGAGACTTTTCAAGCCATCGATTCATCGTTTGGTTTTGGAGATGTTTTTTGTTCGGGTTACTTAGATATCAAAACACTTGTTAATTTTTATCAAGATTTTTTAAAAAATATAAATTGTTTTTCATCTGAAACTTTTGATTATAATAGTCTTATAATTGAAAAAGATTATGTTCAATATATGGAAATAAAAGCTAGATCAATAATCTTCGCTGAAGGTTTTGGTTTACATCAAAATCCTTTTTTTAATGATTTGCCTTTAGATGGAACAAAAGGTGAATTGTTACATATTAAAGCGCCAAACTTGAAACTTGATAAAATTGTAAAATCAGGTGTTTTTATTCTACCAATTGGTAATGATATTTATAAGGTTGGTGCAACTTATGATTGGAAAGACAAAACAAATCTCCCAACTGAGGCTGGAAAAACTGAGCTAGTAGAAAAACTAAAAGAAGTTATCAATTGTGATTTCGAAATAATCGAACATTTAGCTGGCGTAAGACCTACAGTTAATGACAGACGACCTTTAGTAGGTACGCATTACACTTATAAACGATTGCATGTTTTAAACGGTTTAGGAACCCGTGGTGTTATGCTAGCTCCTTATTTAGCTTTAAATCTATTTAATTATTTAGAAAATAATATAGAGTTAGATGATGAAATTAACATTGATAGATATTATAAAAAAAGAGCTAAATTTTAG
- the porN gene encoding type IX secretion system ring subunit PorN/GldN: protein MNWRKFILVAAIGLSSTLTFAQSNLLNAKTPDQIGKKTEAELVAENDMPLPYGYVMDRDILMGKRVWEIVDLDERINFPLYYPVEKDLGPDRKPLYDVLKQAIQDSIITEVYDDSYFTTKKTLKDIQSSLFAIDTTDAGREQMNEDYEAYRAGTKKIDEQYINKYEIEADLVKAYKIVGYWYFDKRQGELKYRMLGICPVVPDVQVYKDNPDTDEMVELFWVYFPAARDVLHKSKAFNNRNSAMPFSFDHVLNARRFGAVIYQEENVYADRQIKDYLKENAQMQLLESERVKEKIRDFEQDMWNY, encoded by the coding sequence ATGAATTGGAGAAAATTTATATTAGTAGCAGCAATAGGTTTAAGTTCAACTTTGACTTTTGCACAATCTAATTTATTAAATGCAAAGACTCCTGACCAAATCGGGAAAAAAACTGAAGCTGAATTAGTTGCTGAAAATGACATGCCGTTACCTTATGGCTATGTTATGGATAGAGATATCTTAATGGGTAAAAGAGTGTGGGAAATAGTTGACCTTGATGAAAGAATTAACTTTCCATTATACTACCCAGTTGAGAAAGATTTAGGTCCCGATAGAAAACCTCTTTATGATGTTTTAAAGCAAGCTATTCAAGACAGTATTATAACTGAAGTTTATGACGATAGTTATTTTACTACAAAAAAGACTCTTAAAGATATTCAGTCTTCATTATTTGCAATCGATACTACTGATGCTGGTAGAGAGCAAATGAACGAGGATTATGAAGCTTATAGAGCTGGAACAAAAAAAATTGACGAGCAATATATCAATAAATATGAGATTGAAGCTGATTTAGTAAAAGCTTACAAAATTGTTGGATATTGGTATTTTGATAAAAGACAAGGTGAATTAAAGTATAGAATGCTTGGAATTTGTCCTGTTGTTCCTGATGTACAGGTTTATAAAGATAATCCTGATACTGATGAAATGGTTGAATTATTTTGGGTTTATTTCCCAGCTGCTAGAGATGTGTTACACAAATCAAAAGCCTTCAATAATAGAAACTCAGCAATGCCTTTTAGCTTTGACCATGTTTTAAATGCAAGACGTTTTGGTGCGGTAATTTACCAAGAAGAAAATGTTTATGCAGATAGACAAATCAAAGATTATTTAAAAGAAAACGCTCAAATGCAGTTATTAGAATCTGAGCGAGTAAAAGAAAAGATCCGCGACTTCGAACAAGATATGTGGAACTATTAA
- the porM gene encoding type IX secretion system motor protein PorM/GldM yields MAGGKLTPRQKMINLMYLVFIAMLALNMSKEVLTAFGNFNDKFDESNKLTDQSNEQLLSALNTKASDEPAKYGEPAKKAQEVAKISKDFITFLDGVKAEVTEGFEVDEKTGKLPFEAMDKSTIDEKWFQGDGYSPRGTEIVGKIEKYVADIKKVIGVDVKYKPFVTELEKKFSTADITNNEGVKVKYLDYKTKGFPAVSTLTFVTALQNDVKNTEASAYNLFLGNSLQAAASMKNFQAIVALDKNVFFEGEKVTGKVVLGKYDASTVPTAFKGPGKIDNGQAVIETTAGGIGEHPVAGTFTFMEDSKPIEIPFNGKYVVVPRPKSANVSADKMNVVYRGVPNPMTITFAGIADSDVTASAPGLTKQGTGGKYTLNPGSGTEVTINVTGKLPTGNVVDKKVFRIKGIPSPTGLIRGEDKAKGPKSSLEVAQVSAMLEDFDFPVTCTVTGFNIKVPGQPTIVVSGNRLDSRARSAVQKAQKGDVIVISDIKTRFEGINQIPKKVSPCTFEIL; encoded by the coding sequence ATGGCAGGAGGAAAGTTAACCCCTAGACAGAAGATGATTAACCTAATGTACTTGGTTTTCATCGCGATGCTAGCTTTAAATATGTCAAAAGAGGTTTTAACCGCTTTTGGTAACTTTAATGATAAATTCGATGAGTCAAATAAATTGACTGATCAATCAAATGAACAATTATTATCAGCTTTAAATACAAAAGCAAGTGATGAACCAGCTAAATATGGTGAACCTGCTAAAAAAGCACAAGAAGTTGCAAAAATCTCTAAAGATTTTATCACTTTCTTAGATGGTGTTAAGGCTGAAGTAACTGAAGGTTTTGAAGTAGACGAAAAAACTGGTAAATTACCTTTCGAAGCTATGGATAAATCAACTATCGATGAGAAATGGTTCCAAGGAGATGGATACTCTCCAAGAGGTACTGAAATCGTTGGTAAAATTGAAAAATACGTTGCTGATATCAAAAAAGTAATTGGTGTTGACGTTAAGTATAAACCATTTGTTACTGAATTAGAAAAGAAATTTTCTACAGCTGATATAACTAATAATGAAGGTGTAAAAGTTAAATATTTAGATTATAAAACTAAAGGTTTCCCTGCAGTATCTACTTTAACTTTTGTTACAGCTTTACAAAATGATGTTAAGAATACTGAAGCTAGTGCTTATAATTTATTCTTAGGAAATTCATTACAAGCAGCTGCGTCAATGAAAAATTTTCAAGCTATTGTAGCTTTAGATAAAAATGTTTTCTTCGAAGGTGAAAAAGTTACAGGTAAAGTTGTGTTAGGTAAATATGATGCATCTACTGTTCCAACTGCTTTCAAAGGGCCTGGTAAAATTGATAATGGTCAAGCTGTAATCGAAACTACTGCTGGTGGAATTGGTGAGCACCCTGTTGCTGGTACATTTACTTTCATGGAAGATAGCAAACCAATTGAAATTCCTTTCAATGGTAAATATGTTGTTGTACCGAGACCTAAGAGTGCTAACGTTTCAGCAGATAAAATGAACGTAGTTTATAGAGGTGTTCCTAACCCTATGACAATTACTTTCGCTGGTATCGCTGATTCTGATGTTACAGCTTCTGCTCCTGGTTTAACTAAACAAGGAACTGGTGGAAAATATACATTAAACCCAGGTTCTGGTACTGAAGTTACTATTAATGTAACTGGTAAACTACCTACTGGTAACGTTGTAGATAAAAAAGTATTCCGTATTAAAGGAATTCCTTCACCAACAGGTTTAATTAGAGGTGAGGATAAAGCTAAAGGTCCAAAATCAAGTTTAGAAGTAGCTCAAGTTTCTGCTATGTTAGAAGACTTTGATTTTCCTGTAACTTGTACAGTAACTGGATTTAATATTAAAGTACCTGGGCAACCAACTATCGTTGTATCTGGAAACAGATTAGATAGTAGAGCGCGTTCGGCTGTACAAAAAGCACAAAAAGGTGATGTTATTGTTATCTCTGATATCAAAACAAGATTTGAGGGTATTAACCAAATTCCTAAAAAAGTTTCACCTTGTACATTTGAAATTTTATAA
- the porL gene encoding type IX secretion system motor protein PorL/GldL: MAILSKKVMNFLYGMGAAVVIVGALFKLMHWPGAGPMLIIGLLTEAFIFGLSAFEAPEKELDWSLVYPELAGGETKPKDKKAEKPEDAQGLLSQKLDNMLKEAKIDGELMASLGNSIKNFEGAAKNIAPTVDAIASQKQYAQEMVAAADNLKSLNSLYQAQLVGAEKNAQANAEIAENASKLKEQMQSMTSNIASLNAVYGGMLSAMSNRG; this comes from the coding sequence ATGGCAATTTTAAGTAAAAAAGTAATGAATTTCCTTTACGGAATGGGTGCGGCGGTAGTAATTGTAGGAGCATTATTCAAATTAATGCACTGGCCAGGTGCAGGACCTATGCTTATCATTGGATTATTAACTGAGGCTTTCATCTTCGGATTGTCAGCGTTTGAAGCTCCTGAAAAAGAATTAGACTGGTCTTTAGTTTACCCTGAATTAGCGGGTGGTGAAACTAAACCAAAAGATAAAAAAGCTGAGAAACCAGAAGATGCTCAAGGTTTATTATCTCAAAAATTAGACAACATGTTAAAAGAAGCTAAAATTGACGGTGAGTTAATGGCTAGTTTAGGAAACAGTATTAAAAACTTTGAAGGTGCTGCAAAAAATATCGCTCCAACTGTTGATGCTATTGCTTCTCAAAAACAATATGCTCAAGAAATGGTAGCGGCTGCTGATAACTTAAAATCTTTAAATAGTTTATATCAAGCGCAATTAGTTGGTGCTGAGAAAAATGCTCAAGCTAATGCTGAAATCGCTGAAAATGCTTCTAAGTTAAAAGAGCAAATGCAATCAATGACTTCAAATATTGCTTCTTTAAATGCAGTATACGGAGGAATGCTTTCTGCTATGAGTAACAGAGGATAA